The DNA sequence CAAAAGATACAATCTGCGATTATGTGATGGTGATGGTGATTCATGTGCAATGTGGGAGTTTATATTTAGTTTTATGCTATTGGTTGCTAAACTAAACAGTGTGTATAGCTTCAGGGGATTAAAGGATCGAGGAGTTTATCTTGGAATAGAATACAGTTGAAGGAGAGGTTGAGGATGGATGAAAAAAAGTGAAAAGGTATATTTGAGAAAGAAGAACACTTTTTATCCTTGTACCAAACTTTAAAGGAAGAGGTCTCTACTTTAAACGGTTATAAAACacaaagattaaaatataatgtaatatttaaaaaaaataaaaatttactatttaatgttttttttaattaaacatttttaaaattttaaaaaatttactaattatttatttttattaattttaaccgttaaatattttactatttaatttttatgatttgagTTAATTgatctcttaattttataaaaatataataaatttttttataatacttaataatagttaaaattaaaaaaaattaatatactcTTAGaaatcttataaatattttaatatatatttttaaattgaaagatTAACCGAtgagttttttattaaaataaagattaatagtaatttttataagAATAACTGAAAACAGTACGTGAATATAAATACATAATCTTGTTGCGGTATGAATCGGTGTCCCATTGTAATTGTCTAGTTCTTCATTAATTTCGGGGGTGGTCCTAGGCATGCTAGGTTTCTTCTTATTAACTAGGATTTGCTTCTCGAGTTTTTTGACCAGGTAATGACTTACATCAATATTAACTTTTCATCGCCCGTTGGTCAACAGCAAGCGACGAAAAGTTTAAAGCTCTAACAAGCAAACAATCACCCATTATGCCTCTAGTCTTAAGCAGTCTTCATTCACTCCAAAACttcaatattaaatttcatattaaaagCAGCAAGTAGGAGGCGCAAGCAGAGAAAATATAATAGGAGATTTGAaatagagaaagaagaaaacctatTGCTCGGGACATAGCAAGGACCCCCAATACCCTCGCACCGTTCCAGTTTATGACTTTCCCTCCCCCTTCTTCAATTCTCGTGAGTTCGTCTTGTCTATCTGGCTGTAAAAGAAACAGCACATATTAAtgatcttttgtttttttttccactgataaatagaattttattaataaagagCAAAAAGTTAACCGTTATTGACCGAACCAAAAGAGACCATAAAAACGAAGTGTCCAATGAACAAACCATCAATACGAAACAACAGAAAAACTAATCGTTACTAAGACACTGGTCCAAAAGGAGAGAAGCAGAGCACAAGAAAACCCAAAATTTTACGGACTTTAGATAGCAGCCACTGAAATGCAACAGAAGGCTGCTCTTGATTACCCACGCCATAGAAGGACGATAACAAAGACGGAGGCCACTGCAAGAAAAGGACGAGAAAACCTAAAACCCAGGGCATATTGCACTTGTTTCTCAAacaaaaatttaagaataacATTACAAGAGAGAATGAGAGATTATCGAGTGTCAATAATCAGATGCAGCTTCTTAGATCAAGCTCCTATGCCATTTTTCTTAATTTgacattttcaatattttttacaCTATTGACCTCAGCTATTGGTGACCATGTTTCTTGCAACCAACAAATTGACTTCATTTTCACCAGAGGCTATTATGCTAGGTGAAATTTGAGCATAATGTTAGCGCAACAGAAAGAATTAGACACTTTGATACATGACCTTCTGGTCGACAGTTAAGGCAATAGTCCGAGTCCCACGACAGAGCACCGCCCTTGAGTCACCACAGTTTGATGTGATAATCTGGCAACCGGATAAAACCACCACTACTGCTGTGGATCCGACCATTTCTGGTGCCtctgtcaagacctcattgtcTGCCCTCTCAAAACCACTGGAAAAAGCAGCTTCCCACCTTCTCTGCCATTCATACCCATTAATTGTTTCCCGATCTAATTCCTCTGCTACAACTTCATGCATTCTCCTTTTACAATAATTAGCCACCTAATTAATCACCAAAAACAATACAATGGATGGTTTTCAAATGTTTCTTGATAGATTATCTTTGCAGAGAATTAACTTCAATATTTGTACTTTTAACTTCTAATTAATAGTGAAGTAATAAACAAGATAAACATAATGTCGCCCCTCAAGAAGTGAACTCACAACTATCAAATGCCCCTTCAAATTTTGGACAagtgtattattatttttcagaaaatcaATTTCGCTCTGCAATAAAAAGATAACCTTTATATTCATATCAACATTCTGGTGAGAAATTCCGGCCATAAACAcatgattaaaaataattgattcATTTTGACTAGCAGAACTAAAATTCAAgcatgcaaataaaaaaaattggtgGAAATTAAAAAGTCAGTAGTATGATATCTCATAATCATTgacaatatttattttcaagATGCTGTGGTAAGCATTGTACAGAAGTCAACAACCAGACTCACAAAGATTTTAACAGGGGATAAAACAAGGATTTCACACAAAGACAAAGTATCATTAAGCATTGAGTTTCATTTCAATTGAGaagtgaaaaaaaatgaaaataattaaagaagacAGAGAGACCCAACCAATAATTGCAAAACAGGTGGCAACCCTATGACCACTATAAAGATTCGTTTTTAGATGACTTCGATCCATCGTGACACAAGCAAAGCCATCATAGTCAAACAAGAATAAAAAGGGACCAAGGAACCACCGTCCCTGTACACAGCCTACACGTGGCGAGCAAACAGACATCTTTTGGTCCCACTCCCACATACCTTTGTTGCTTCTTTCCAACAAAGAAGGAGGCCCGATATCCCCGAAGTCCCCCCTGGTTCACATTACTGTTCCAAGAATAATCCTAGCTAACATAACATCTCACTATGACACCCAAAATAAATCAATCAACTCCATCacgataaaatatataattctatGCAAATAATTGAAAACGTACTGATGATGCGTCCGTATGACGATTATTGACGACGACGATGACGCTAGCCCATACGCTTTCCAGCGTATAAAAAATTTCTTGCACGGTCTTTTAATGACACGTATGTAAAAGTTAGATAAACGCGACAAAAAACCTAGCGATGTGACCCAGTGAAGCGAAGACGCGTGTCTTGCCTGTTATTATGTcagtaattattattatcatagcTCATTAATTGCGTACTcggcatttttttttcttatctgtttaaactaaaattttaaatttcccaTTAAAAAAAACCAATATATGTATATGGCTATGCAGAATCTGTTCAATAATTTATATCATatttttgttaatattttattttataatttttatttattttacttcttttatatttttaaaaaataatttttttaattaatttttaattatattattttaaaaataaatttcatagatatgaaaaaatatttttaaaaattattaaaaataaaataaaattataataattaatttatatattattattttctgaaaagaaaataaataataattttaaaataaataaaatatatagataaaaattataagatagagggagtagtaaattattattttaaaaatatttggttATCTGTTTGATTTGGTCTTAATCTGACGTTAATCCttagattaaaaataaataaatgccaTCCCACGCCGATTGTTAGCGAGCTCTTAATCTCCGTTTATGGCTTACTTAACCCAGTTCTTTTAGTTTTACAGAGAACAGTACGGAATAACGTTTTTGAAGTGTAAGTATAGAACGTATAGTGTACTGTAGAAATACCTGGGAGCCACCATGACCATCATAGACGCCGAAGAAATGGATTGGCGAGATCTCGGCCGAAGTTCTGGAACCAGGAGCCGTACATCCGCCCACGTGATCGCACGTGCGTGACATAAATCCCGGTATAACGGCAACGGCATCCTCCATCTCCCGCCTTCTCCCAATCACCGACGTGAACCCCCAGCTCACTCCTCGATTATTCCTCCCCACACACCTGTCTCTAACCATCGCCGCGATTAGCTCCCCATCCTTTCCAGGCTCCATGTCCCTCATCACAACCGCATCCGCCACCACCGCGGCTGGAATCTCACCGGAGCTCCCGCTAATGGTAGAGATGTCCCCAGAGCTATTAGCACTTTGAGTATCTTCAGTGCTAAGTATTGACGACAAGCCAGAGCTGGTTGATGCTAGCTCCGTGTCAGGAAGTGAGTCGACTCGCTCGAGTTGCTCGTCCTCCGAATGTTCCATTCACTTGCAAGTGAGAGACGACAGacgagagaaaagaaaaaaagggggAGGAGGAAGGGGATATAAAAAAGAATGCACGCGAAGGAACTGACAGTAGATTGACACGTGTGACGAGATATTGTGTCGATTACACACGCTTTCCTTGTGCAGCGAAATTGGGAGATTTTGCAGAATACCAGGCACAATCCACTGTGTATATGTAAGGTCGGACTCAATTGCTTTTTAGGCTAAGGCACAGCCACGTGTCTGTCAATGATCTGGCGGTGCCACCCTGGTAGACTTTGAGGTCGAGAATGGAACAGTGAACGATTATTGAATAAGAATAGATCGTCTGCTGTGCTGCTCACACCATATTCCCTGCACTGGAAATAAAACCATTATGTGTCACGTCACTCTTGGTATATAATAGCTGAGTTTTTTGCATTATCGTAAAAAAGGCTTTGATCAGCCGACGTGGTGAATTCCAATTGGAGGTGTTATATTAAAAAAGCAGCGTGGCGGGTAAAAAGATGTTTCTCTTGTAAGAGGAATCTATACGGTAAGCGCTAGGTGGACCCAAGCAAATAGCACAGACTACAGAGTCTGGATTAGTAGCTACGTGGCAGGTTTAAAAGAAGTGGGGACGTAGGCATTAGGTAGAATTTGACTTTTCATCCAAATGTGCTGAATTATGTATGATTTGCTATAAGAAacctcaaataataattacacagAGGAACCGATGAATTGCCACGTCCTAAAAGTTGCCTTTTATCATCAATTAAGTAAGATCCAACGGTCAGTATTTGTCACGTCATTTGTTCACAAGTAGATGGCATGAGTAAAATGACGATAAAGGCCaattattttagattttaaagggattaaaatagtaatttcgagttaaaattaaatagccgtGTAAAAAGAAAACTATGAAATTGACAATAATGAAAATTGCTGCGCACTCCATCAAACGGCCAACCAGAATCGAAACGTGGCCTATAGAGCCCACAGACAGAAATAGTATTGCCAATAAGGATTATAGGATGCACGAAAAATTCGGACTCTCAAATGAATTATAGAGCGACGCTTAGCTGTCGATTGTTTTGGTAACCGTTTTTAACATTTTGTCTTGTAATTGAGTAAAGAAGCAATTTTCGAATAAATATTGTTTGATTAGATTGGGTAGGTAGAACTAACtgttagatttattttttattttaatttgtgaaTTACTTTTtagatataataatttatttattatacaaatatataaaaatatcaacattaatatatataatacaatttattaattttacaaataatataataatacgaATTATTTAATTGTAGTGATGCAACATGACTCAAGGATATATTAGAAAAGACCAAACAACCAggctttaattcaaattaattctactaaattttattactcatatatatttgtttttctataaaataaaatatttttactaatcataataattatagcATCCTTATTCAGATGATGTGTTCAATCTtgctaacttttatatttatttaattttaattttttaatataaatatttaaaaattaataaatatgaaagattaatatgtaaaaaataagagtttatttgtaaatatacattaactttttattaattataattaaaataataattaattattaaaaccgTTAACAATAGCTAGACTGCTATGCCCATGCCTATCATCATAGGAATGGTTTAATTGGTGGTTTCTAACCCAAGTTCCCAGCCACTAATATTTAGCAAACACTTTGACCCTCGTATGTAGGACGGCATCTAATGAATTCATCTATCAATTAGGTAATTTGTAGTCATTTAAACTCCTATTTTTCTtcttatgttttataaaatatttttacatttataaGTATGTAATAAATATTTGTTCTGGAATGTAGAAATAATTTGATCGCATGCGTCTTTAAAGACTATATTATTAACTTACGTCAAATTACAAAAAGTATAATCATCCTAAAGATACTTCTTTGTAAAACAGTATTTTGTATAATTTAGATCAAATGATATCCGtcgtttaaatattaaaaacataaaaaccaacctaagcaattatgattgccaaaattataaataaatatgtataattaattttaaattctaaaataatttcaaattaaataaaaatattaacaaattGTTGTTACTAATACCATAACTTCAATTTTCACTCAACCACctaacaataaataaaaaaaagaaaaatacataaaattttatgaatttagATTAAAATTGTGGACTGTTCTACGTTTCGAAAAAGAAGATCCTTTATTTATGAAGAGTTATAGAGAGAACAATCACATATGAGTATAAACTCGATTACAAATCAACAATGATAAAGAAAAATAGTAATCACAGTGCTTTTCACTTTGCGTATCTTTTACACTTTTCACACTCAAAATACAGGGACATTTGCTCTTTAAATAGCAGACTCGATGACCTTGGCCTCCAATGTAAAAGACTGAAAAACTCCTCAGTTCTTTTAAATGAaggcggaaaaataaaatattgtcgTTCTTTTTTAATCATTTCAGACATTTCGACTTCTTTAAAAAATCTGTGTGTCAGACCTTCCAAACATTTTGAGGAATCCATGCATTCTAAGCTTCCAGGCATTCTGAACTTCAACATTCGAACTACCTTTGCCCTAGCGAGTCTTCAAGCTTTTGGGCTACTCTCGCCTTGCAACCTTTCGGACTTCTAAGTTCTGAAGTCTTAGCGAATCTTCGAGCCTCTAGGCTTTCCTTTTTGCCTTACAAGCTTCCAAGCATTCAGGTTCTCTTGGACAATTGACCTGCCTTGGACAATTGACCTGCCTTGACAAGCATCTGGGCTCCACCAACTCTATGAACATCCCAGGGACTCCAGCCCTTCTTTCATCACGCCTATCTTGCTTAGCCCTGCTTTCATCAGGTAGGTCGGATCTTCAGtaaaactgtaatacccggctcgttcaagcatcagaattcctaccgtacggtggaatctcagatgtcggattcgttttgaggggtattgcaagggtaaactgaagttttctacaaggttttctaaaggttttttAACTTGTTTGGAAGTGTTTTagggttttgaaaggaaaggaaatgagttttgaagagaaaaggtcaaggagggaaaaacagaggttcggccgccgaaggcggtAGAGTTTGTGCCCCCGAAgctaggggtgagcagaatTCAGTTCAGACcgaaaaaatcaatcaaatcgaaccgatttgaaaatttagttcggttttttataaatttcagttcggttcggttttaaatttcagaaatttcggttatttcggttcggttctgtttttatcagaaaaaaccgaaccgattagggataataatatgttttttttaataatatagagaaattaaattatattaaaattaaaatattttaattaaattttaaaatactaaaaataaagtgtaaaaaattaaaaaatattaaaaatcgaaaccaatcaaaccgaaccgaatcgaaccgaatcagaccgattcggttcgattcggtttttgaccaaaatcggttcggttcgattttcataaaaactaaaatttcggttttcggtttattcggttcggttcggttttgaaccgaaccgaccgaatgctcacccctacccgaagctaggttcggccgccgaagttggctGAGTTGCGGGTgcaagtttggctgccgaagatgGTTGACCAAGCCACCTATATAAGCCCCTTAGGTCGGTTCAAGATGTAAGatttcttcctcttcccacccAAGGTGAGCTTATGTCCTCCTTgagatgatttcatggttttcacaagttctttcatggtttttaatGGGTTTtagccttgttttgaagagttgtgagctttgagcaaggttttggagtttgaagctcttgaagcttggtttctctaTGTTTTGACgctaggatcacaccaactCGAGTTcttgaagaggtaagtgttgatccttatgttttatggtgttttaagcaagttttatggagggataAATGGTaggtttgcatggtttgcatgagttgtgcatgaagGGGTTTATGCACCCTTTATGCCTTTGTTTGCTATATGtggttatgtgatgttgtgtgttagagtctaaggttgttttaagctcctatatggaTGTTTAAGGGTTTGTGCATGGTTTTAAGAGGTCATATGCATGTTAAGAGGGTTAGGAAGGTTTAGGGAGGCTTGTTGGTGCATGGATCTgggttctggaggaactcaggttcggccgccgaaaggagtttcggccgccgaacctttgaGGAGGTGggataggccgcctaaactcgcccccgaaggtttggactttcggctctggagtggaatttcggccgccgaaagtgccgccgaaggtgccctgttttgccttcctttgcatgtttttccatgcatgtctaTGATGtcttaaggggtttttggggagttgtttgagagtgatgttagagttgtttggcacctcatgtgagGCTTCTTGTGTCGGAT is a window from the Manihot esculenta cultivar AM560-2 chromosome 16, M.esculenta_v8, whole genome shotgun sequence genome containing:
- the LOC110603876 gene encoding protein phosphatase 2C 56 translates to MEHSEDEQLERVDSLPDTELASTSSGLSSILSTEDTQSANSSGDISTISGSSGEIPAAVVADAVVMRDMEPGKDGELIAAMVRDRCVGRNNRGVSWGFTSVIGRRREMEDAVAVIPGFMSRTCDHVGGCTAPGSRTSAEISPIHFFGVYDGHGGSQVANYCKRRMHEVVAEELDRETINGYEWQRRWEAAFSSGFERADNEVLTEAPEMVGSTAVVVVLSGCQIITSNCGDSRAVLCRGTRTIALTVDQKPDRQDELTRIEEGGGKVINWNGARVLGVLAMSRAIGDRYLRPWIIPVPEITFMTRTDEDECLILASDGLWDVMTNEEVGDVARRLLRRWRRTMVSDEISPAQAVADNLTEIAYSKNSYDNISIVVVDLKPQRKRQVKQ